One stretch of Anaerolineales bacterium DNA includes these proteins:
- a CDS encoding alpha-amylase, translating to MSVPEWVQDAVFYQIFPDRFANGDPENDPPNVMKWGANPTTWGFQGGDLAGIYQKFDYLLDLGINAIYLNPIFQATSNHRYNTTDYYRIDPKLGTMDDFLRLVKHAHHNHVRIILDGVFNHCGRGFFAFNDILENQEYSPYRDWFHVKHFPVDAYSWGGSADYTGWWGMKSLPKFHSGHPKTRKYLMDVARYWIDQGIDGWRLDVPNEINDDKFWAQFRQVVKGANPDAYLVGEIWTADTRWIGEEHFDGLMDYPVMDAVVGLLASGSLDVPHFAEKVEGLLALYPHENAYAMYILLGSHDTERILTRMENNLEKTKLAYLFQFAYPGVPALYYGDEIGLVGGKDPGCRGAFLWEEAHWNTNLREFIKVLIKVKKEWVALRRGDFIPVLSSATPSCYAFARMAPEGNVLVVMNPGSSEIDVNINVEKMGWEDSKRLHGLLTPTGEIKVENHSINIHLPAFGGIWLG from the coding sequence ATGAGTGTGCCAGAGTGGGTTCAAGATGCCGTTTTCTATCAGATATTCCCCGATCGCTTTGCCAATGGTGATCCTGAGAACGATCCTCCGAATGTAATGAAATGGGGTGCCAACCCGACCACGTGGGGCTTTCAAGGTGGTGATTTAGCAGGGATCTACCAAAAATTTGATTACCTGCTCGATCTAGGGATTAATGCCATCTACCTGAATCCCATCTTCCAGGCTACCTCCAATCATCGCTACAACACCACCGATTATTACCGCATTGACCCCAAACTAGGCACAATGGATGATTTTCTCCGCCTGGTGAAGCACGCGCACCACAACCATGTGCGAATTATCTTAGACGGGGTGTTCAATCACTGTGGGCGTGGTTTTTTTGCATTCAATGACATCCTTGAAAATCAAGAGTATTCACCTTATCGTGATTGGTTCCACGTCAAGCATTTTCCCGTGGATGCTTACTCATGGGGAGGCTCTGCCGATTACACAGGCTGGTGGGGGATGAAAAGCCTGCCCAAGTTTCATAGTGGCCATCCGAAAACCAGAAAGTACTTGATGGATGTAGCGCGTTATTGGATTGATCAAGGGATCGATGGGTGGCGCCTGGATGTGCCCAACGAGATCAATGATGACAAATTCTGGGCACAGTTCAGGCAGGTAGTCAAGGGTGCTAACCCTGATGCGTACCTGGTGGGTGAGATATGGACGGCAGACACAAGGTGGATCGGAGAAGAGCACTTTGATGGTTTGATGGATTACCCGGTGATGGATGCGGTTGTAGGGCTACTTGCCAGTGGCAGCCTGGATGTGCCTCATTTCGCAGAAAAGGTTGAAGGTTTGCTGGCGCTGTATCCACATGAAAATGCATACGCCATGTATATCCTGCTGGGTTCACATGACACTGAGCGAATATTGACACGCATGGAAAATAACCTGGAGAAGACCAAACTCGCCTATCTTTTCCAGTTTGCTTATCCGGGAGTGCCTGCTCTTTATTATGGTGACGAGATTGGGTTGGTGGGGGGCAAGGATCCGGGATGCCGTGGCGCGTTTTTATGGGAAGAAGCTCATTGGAACACCAACCTGCGAGAGTTCATCAAGGTTTTGATTAAGGTGAAGAAAGAGTGGGTGGCTTTACGGCGAGGAGATTTTATTCCAGTGTTAAGCAGCGCAACTCCCAGTTGCTATGCCTTCGCAAGGATGGCACCTGAAGGCAATGTCCTTGTGGTGATGAATCCAGGCTCATCGGAAATCGATGTAAATATTAATGTTGAAAAAATGGGCTGGGAAGATAGTAAACGCCTGCATGGGTTGCTTACTCCGACAGGTGAGATCAAGGTTGAAAACCACTCGATTAACATTCATTTACCTGCCTTCGGAGGTATTTGGCTTGGCTAA
- a CDS encoding iron-sulfur cluster insertion protein ErpA, with protein MTLTENNQNQPITFTQPAAEAVRTVLAQKNMPGYALRLFISGGGCSGYQYGLALDGNVRAEDTITETNGVRLVIDEVSIKYLKGATVDYVEDLASSGFKITNPNVISSCNCGQSFDSSEADNSGSCSGCGC; from the coding sequence ATGACCCTTACAGAGAATAATCAAAATCAGCCGATCACTTTTACACAACCTGCAGCTGAAGCGGTGCGCACCGTTCTAGCCCAGAAAAATATGCCTGGGTATGCCTTACGCTTATTCATTTCTGGGGGTGGTTGCTCAGGCTACCAATATGGACTTGCCCTGGATGGTAATGTGCGTGCAGAAGACACCATCACCGAAACGAACGGGGTCAGGTTAGTCATTGATGAAGTATCCATAAAATATCTGAAGGGTGCAACCGTGGATTATGTCGAAGACCTGGCCAGCAGTGGCTTTAAAATCACCAATCCAAATGTGATTTCATCCTGCAACTGTGGACAGAGCTTTGACTCATCCGAGGCTGATAATTCAGGCAGCTGCTCTGGTTGCGGCTGCTAA